The proteins below are encoded in one region of Akkermansiaceae bacterium:
- a CDS encoding arylsulfatase, translating to MNRPILYLLACLLPLVSAPADDQKGAQASPPPNIIFILADDMGVGDVSHTTGKAATPCLDRLAKEGMRFTDAHTSSSVCSPTRYGIMTGRYNWRSWLKSAVIWSPDKRGPMITQDRLTVAAFLKQNGYHTALVGKWHLGLKWTYLDKPRIPEHPGKYKTHGAGWDIDFTQKAGGGPTTLGFDQSFFIAGSLDMAPYVYLKNDQAISIPTHVKAFHRPGAAAADFEAVNCLRDFARESVSYINERAKDPGKPFFLYLPLTSPHTPIVPSEKWQGKSPIGSYGDFLMETDWVVGQVMKALDDNKIADNTLVIFTTDNGCSPAAKIPNLVKKGHKPNGDLRGHKADIYEGGHNVPFIVRWPAGVKANTTSTRTICTTDFFATAADAIGKASSIPESGAVDSFSFLPTLKGDDQKARPFTIHHSINGSFAIRQGKWKLCLCPGSGGWSAPMPKTAWKNKNLLPVQLFDLEADPAEKTNLASKNPELVSTLIQAVNTAITSGRTTPGPRQDNDTPVPAFNAKLLKAYPEAAR from the coding sequence ATGAACCGTCCCATCCTCTACCTTCTAGCTTGCCTCTTGCCTCTTGTCTCTGCCCCTGCGGACGACCAAAAGGGAGCGCAAGCGTCTCCCCCCCCGAACATCATCTTCATCCTCGCCGATGACATGGGCGTGGGCGATGTCTCCCACACCACCGGCAAGGCCGCCACCCCTTGCCTGGACCGACTCGCCAAGGAGGGCATGCGTTTTACCGACGCCCACACATCATCCTCGGTCTGCTCCCCCACCCGCTACGGCATTATGACCGGTCGCTACAACTGGCGGTCATGGCTGAAAAGCGCCGTGATCTGGTCGCCCGACAAACGGGGGCCCATGATCACCCAGGATCGTCTCACCGTGGCCGCCTTCCTCAAACAAAACGGCTACCACACCGCCCTCGTCGGGAAATGGCACCTCGGCCTCAAGTGGACTTACCTCGATAAACCACGCATACCGGAACACCCCGGAAAATACAAAACCCACGGCGCGGGATGGGATATCGATTTCACTCAAAAAGCAGGCGGTGGCCCCACCACGCTGGGCTTCGACCAGTCCTTTTTCATCGCAGGCTCACTCGACATGGCACCCTATGTTTATCTTAAAAACGACCAAGCCATCTCCATCCCCACCCACGTCAAAGCCTTTCACCGACCAGGTGCGGCCGCCGCTGACTTCGAGGCCGTCAACTGCCTCCGGGACTTTGCCCGCGAATCTGTTAGCTACATCAACGAACGCGCCAAGGACCCCGGCAAACCCTTCTTCCTCTACCTTCCCCTGACCAGCCCGCACACCCCCATTGTGCCCTCTGAAAAGTGGCAGGGGAAATCCCCCATCGGCAGTTATGGCGACTTCCTGATGGAAACCGACTGGGTGGTCGGCCAGGTCATGAAGGCACTCGATGACAATAAGATCGCCGACAACACCCTGGTGATCTTTACCACCGACAACGGCTGCTCACCCGCCGCCAAGATCCCCAACCTTGTCAAAAAGGGGCACAAGCCTAACGGCGATCTCCGCGGTCACAAAGCCGACATCTACGAGGGCGGCCATAACGTGCCCTTCATTGTCCGCTGGCCAGCAGGGGTCAAGGCGAACACCACCTCTACCCGCACCATCTGCACCACCGATTTTTTTGCCACCGCTGCGGATGCCATCGGAAAAGCCTCCAGTATCCCGGAATCGGGTGCCGTGGACTCCTTCTCGTTCCTACCCACACTCAAAGGCGACGACCAGAAAGCCCGCCCCTTCACCATCCATCACTCCATCAATGGATCCTTCGCCATCCGCCAGGGGAAATGGAAACTCTGCCTCTGCCCCGGCTCCGGTGGTTGGTCGGCCCCCATGCCTAAAACGGCATGGAAAAACAAAAACCTCCTACCCGTCCAACTCTTCGACCTCGAAGCCGATCCCGCGGAAAAAACCAACCTCGCGTCGAAAAACCCCGAACTTGTCAGCACTCTCATCCAGGCTGTCAATACGGCCATCACCTCCGGCCGCACCACCCCCGGCCCCAGGCAGGACAACGACACCCCGGTGCCCGCCTTCAACGCCAAGCTGCTTAAAGCATATCCCGAAGCCGCACGTTAG
- a CDS encoding sulfatase, with the protein MKHIILPLASLVLSFVSLAADDPKGVQAPADDPKGVQASIKKPNVIVFFIDDLGWADLGCYGSTFHETPHIDKLAQNGVRYTQAYSAHAVCSPTRAAMMTGKAPQRVGITNWINQPSNKTLPKEETTIAEAFKAAGYQTGYTGKWHLGEKDDQLPTSHGFTWMKATNRAGQPASYFYPFSKVSKRGTYWDVPDLSEGKKGDYLTDALTDQALHFIDANQDRPFFLQLAHYAVHAPIQAPLELVKKYRQKREKLYGDTPTPRIPDRYNTVSRGRQDHAAYAAMTENLDMNIGRVLDHLEKRGLTSNTIVVFTSDNGGYCHLISNPGATCNLPLRSGKGWNYEGGIRIPTIISWPGKITPRSSDTPCITMDLFPTLLELTGQALQPKQHLDGHSLASDLNTRPDDTLKSRALYWTYPHGHGSGHRPSHAIRKDNWKLIHFEKGKTHELYNLAKDLGEKTDLAEKFPDKVKALDKELNEWINNTTPRD; encoded by the coding sequence ATGAAACACATCATCCTGCCCCTCGCCTCCCTCGTCTTATCCTTTGTTTCTCTGGCCGCGGACGACCCCAAGGGAGTGCAAGCCCCAGCGGACGACCCCAAGGGAGTGCAAGCTTCTATCAAAAAACCCAACGTCATCGTCTTCTTCATCGACGACCTCGGCTGGGCGGACCTCGGCTGCTACGGCTCCACCTTCCACGAGACCCCCCACATCGACAAGCTGGCGCAAAACGGAGTGCGCTACACCCAGGCCTACTCCGCCCACGCCGTCTGCTCCCCCACCCGCGCGGCAATGATGACAGGCAAAGCGCCACAGCGCGTCGGTATCACCAACTGGATCAACCAGCCGTCTAACAAAACACTACCCAAGGAGGAAACCACCATCGCCGAGGCATTCAAGGCCGCCGGCTACCAGACCGGTTACACGGGGAAATGGCACCTCGGGGAAAAGGACGACCAGTTACCGACATCCCACGGCTTCACCTGGATGAAGGCCACCAATCGCGCCGGCCAGCCCGCGAGCTACTTCTACCCCTTCTCCAAGGTGAGCAAACGGGGAACCTACTGGGATGTCCCCGACCTCTCCGAGGGTAAAAAAGGCGATTACCTCACCGACGCCCTGACCGACCAGGCCCTGCACTTCATTGACGCCAACCAAGACCGCCCCTTTTTCCTCCAGCTCGCCCACTACGCCGTTCACGCCCCCATTCAAGCCCCCCTGGAACTGGTGAAAAAGTACCGGCAGAAACGCGAAAAACTCTACGGCGACACCCCGACCCCCCGAATCCCGGATCGCTACAACACCGTCTCCCGCGGCCGCCAGGACCATGCCGCCTACGCCGCCATGACGGAAAACCTCGACATGAACATCGGCCGCGTGCTCGACCATCTCGAAAAACGGGGCCTCACCAGCAACACCATCGTCGTGTTCACCTCCGACAACGGCGGCTACTGCCACCTGATCAGCAACCCCGGCGCCACCTGCAACCTCCCCCTCCGCTCCGGCAAGGGCTGGAACTATGAAGGCGGCATCCGCATCCCCACCATCATCTCATGGCCCGGAAAAATCACCCCGCGCAGCTCGGACACCCCCTGCATCACCATGGACCTCTTTCCAACATTGTTAGAACTGACCGGGCAGGCACTGCAGCCGAAGCAACACCTCGACGGACACTCACTCGCGTCCGACCTCAACACCCGCCCGGACGACACCCTCAAGTCACGCGCCCTCTACTGGACCTACCCGCACGGCCACGGCTCCGGCCACAGACCGTCCCACGCCATCCGCAAGGACAACTGGAAACTCATCCACTTTGAGAAGGGAAAAACCCACGAGCTCTACAACCTCGCCAAGGACCTCGGTGAAAAAACCGACCTCGCGGAGAAATTCCCCGACAAGGTCAAGGCTCTGGACAAAGAGCTCAACGAGTGGATTAACAACACGACACCACGCGATTAA
- a CDS encoding protein kinase, which translates to MEAPTPSNQFEAPSVDYLQPLFPTYEIEDFIAQGGMGAVYKARQISLDRPVAIKILPREFGEDPAFRASFEAEAKAMARLNHPNLIGVYDFGEVDGMLFLVMEFVQGKSLYHSSYGKSIDPTQAAEIVIAICRGLDHAHSSGILHRDVKPANILLSPDATPKIGDFGLASPLNATASADDIIYGTPGYTAPEVIHRQPVDRRADVFSTGIMLHELLTGSLPDGSRTPASSICGCALAFDRIIARSTHTDPQLRYATTGELADDLEKALKSTPAVTRLNLTPAAGLPKPVASHVVVTPRKATSSTVVTLTVLGIVTLGVLAFFLTQNKDNSSTQTPTAQTPPLPTPQPEPEPSPVPVPEIQPEHTDTTPEIKPPPRKTSPQEALAQLKGKLAAGARDEFPEGTIEHNGSHYLYLKQPMTWHDALRFAEQHGGHLAIAPSAENRKWLLDTLAIKESIWLGAGIAAREQWQWLDDSKWNGRDQIKATSKEHRYLSLTPEGGLASAKPDQSLAYVLQWRNDGTNPCTLEAQLKRASESVKKEGVHNARYPVGTRSYQKSHFLLIPQSSTWENAHQLAKSYRAQLAVPSSPVENQWLATTFSAKSSYWLGGFLLKPTDPWQWTTREPWHSSGWKPGEPKSDPSYNRLLMTASDQPQSWVTSRGSKGEADATLIEWSHPKPAATVVTFDLDKWLDSVNRKIKDRVEPDVRAYDKDRKALIDKYVRAMKRAAKKYEVPNFPGRGGRGGRGDRANYIVNLVNETMDEVEKTGELPDEIPERAPEVFHEVHEETEKSLDKLDTDYQAKLKAHLEFYTQGLLKKAAELAQTGYYPAANTIKDSVEKIGDDSKKFISLLGL; encoded by the coding sequence ATGGAAGCGCCTACACCGTCCAATCAATTTGAAGCACCGTCTGTCGACTACCTACAGCCGCTTTTCCCAACTTACGAGATCGAGGATTTCATTGCGCAAGGGGGTATGGGAGCCGTTTACAAGGCTCGCCAAATCTCGCTCGACCGCCCTGTCGCCATCAAGATCCTCCCGCGCGAATTCGGTGAAGACCCCGCGTTCCGGGCCTCGTTTGAAGCAGAGGCCAAAGCCATGGCCCGCCTCAACCACCCCAATCTGATCGGGGTCTACGACTTTGGTGAAGTGGATGGCATGCTTTTTCTTGTGATGGAATTTGTCCAAGGAAAATCACTCTACCACTCATCCTACGGCAAGTCCATCGACCCCACCCAAGCGGCCGAAATCGTCATTGCCATCTGCCGCGGCCTCGACCATGCGCATTCCTCCGGCATCCTCCATCGCGATGTCAAACCAGCCAACATCCTGCTCTCCCCGGACGCCACACCCAAGATCGGCGACTTCGGACTGGCCAGCCCGTTGAACGCAACTGCTTCCGCCGATGACATTATCTACGGCACCCCGGGATACACCGCCCCCGAGGTCATTCACCGGCAGCCGGTCGACCGCCGGGCTGATGTTTTCTCTACGGGAATCATGCTCCACGAGCTACTCACCGGATCGTTGCCAGACGGCTCAAGGACACCCGCCTCTTCCATTTGTGGATGTGCGTTGGCATTCGACCGCATCATCGCCCGTAGTACGCACACAGACCCGCAACTTCGCTACGCCACCACGGGTGAATTGGCGGACGATTTGGAAAAAGCCCTCAAGTCGACCCCCGCTGTCACCCGACTGAACCTCACACCTGCCGCCGGTTTACCCAAACCAGTCGCTTCACACGTGGTGGTCACACCCAGGAAAGCAACATCCAGCACCGTCGTCACCCTGACAGTTCTCGGGATCGTCACTCTGGGGGTGCTTGCATTTTTTCTCACGCAGAACAAAGACAACTCATCCACCCAGACACCAACGGCTCAAACCCCTCCCCTCCCGACTCCACAACCAGAGCCAGAGCCGAGCCCCGTGCCGGTTCCCGAAATCCAGCCGGAGCATACCGATACCACCCCGGAAATCAAACCGCCCCCAAGAAAAACGAGTCCGCAAGAAGCTCTCGCCCAGCTCAAGGGAAAACTTGCAGCTGGCGCCAGGGACGAGTTTCCGGAGGGCACCATCGAGCACAATGGCAGCCACTACCTCTACCTCAAACAGCCAATGACATGGCATGATGCCTTGCGTTTTGCCGAGCAACACGGCGGTCATCTCGCCATCGCCCCCAGTGCTGAAAACAGGAAATGGCTGCTGGATACCTTGGCCATCAAGGAATCGATCTGGCTCGGTGCCGGCATCGCTGCCAGGGAACAGTGGCAGTGGCTCGACGATTCCAAATGGAACGGCCGGGACCAAATCAAAGCCACTTCAAAAGAACACCGCTATCTATCACTCACACCCGAAGGAGGATTAGCAAGCGCCAAACCCGACCAATCACTCGCTTATGTTCTCCAGTGGCGCAATGACGGCACCAATCCATGTACACTCGAGGCCCAGCTCAAGCGGGCCTCGGAAAGCGTGAAAAAGGAAGGCGTCCACAACGCCCGATACCCCGTCGGCACGCGCAGCTACCAGAAATCCCATTTCCTGCTCATCCCACAGTCGTCGACATGGGAAAACGCACACCAGCTTGCCAAGTCCTACCGTGCCCAACTGGCGGTACCCTCTTCTCCAGTCGAAAACCAATGGCTGGCAACCACCTTCTCTGCCAAATCCAGCTACTGGCTTGGCGGCTTTCTTCTTAAACCCACCGACCCGTGGCAATGGACCACACGCGAGCCTTGGCACTCATCCGGATGGAAACCCGGCGAACCTAAAAGCGACCCCTCGTACAATCGCCTGCTGATGACCGCATCGGATCAACCACAGTCATGGGTCACTTCCCGGGGCTCCAAAGGCGAAGCCGATGCCACCCTCATTGAGTGGAGCCATCCAAAGCCTGCGGCCACTGTCGTCACTTTCGATCTTGATAAATGGCTGGACTCCGTGAATCGGAAAATCAAGGATCGCGTCGAACCCGATGTCAGGGCATACGACAAGGACCGCAAGGCCCTCATTGATAAATACGTCCGCGCCATGAAACGGGCTGCCAAGAAATATGAAGTCCCTAACTTCCCGGGCCGTGGCGGCAGAGGCGGACGCGGCGATCGCGCCAACTACATCGTCAACCTCGTCAACGAAACCATGGACGAAGTCGAAAAAACCGGGGAACTGCCCGATGAGATCCCCGAGCGCGCCCCCGAGGTCTTCCATGAAGTCCATGAGGAAACTGAAAAGTCGCTGGATAAACTCGACACGGATTACCAGGCAAAACTCAAGGCCCACCTTGAGTTCTACACCCAGGGCCTCCTTAAAAAAGCCGCTGAACTAGCTCAAACGGGCTACTACCCAGCGGCAAACACCATCAAGGACTCTGTCGAGAAAATCGGTGATGACTCCAAGAAATTCATCTCATTGCTTGGACTGTAG
- a CDS encoding IS5 family transposase, translating to MSNYRKQDKGGNLFSAIEHQQAVAKREIGILKLRDIIDWEGFRPLLEELCGYANRDWNKGGRPPFDPVFMLKVLILQKYHGLSDDATEEQIGDRLSFLHFLGLQLGDDYPDAKTIWVFKERIEENSREGSRRLFDAFTAALEKKNLIAREGSIVDASFTEAPRQRNTRSQNKRIKQGGRPEEFDTNKSVGRQKDTDARWTKKNNQSYYGYKNHAKVDLKSKLIICSETTSAEVHDSRVFKQLLDEKDNAVLADSAYHSEENEEYVLEEINAEEHLMRKSHRNKPLTEQELRTNHTISRMRVRVEHVFGRMAQMGADLCRSIGLRRVTSHNHLCNLTYNMDRYALLAR from the coding sequence ATGAGCAACTACCGGAAGCAAGACAAGGGAGGCAACCTGTTCTCGGCCATCGAACACCAGCAGGCGGTGGCGAAACGTGAAATCGGCATCCTGAAGCTGCGCGATATCATTGACTGGGAAGGGTTCCGCCCGCTACTTGAGGAACTCTGCGGCTACGCCAACCGTGACTGGAACAAGGGAGGCCGCCCCCCTTTCGACCCCGTGTTCATGCTCAAAGTGCTCATCCTCCAGAAATACCACGGCCTCAGCGATGACGCCACCGAGGAACAGATCGGCGACCGCCTGAGCTTCCTGCACTTCCTTGGCCTTCAGTTGGGCGACGACTACCCCGATGCCAAGACCATCTGGGTCTTCAAGGAACGTATCGAGGAAAACAGCCGCGAAGGAAGCCGTCGGCTGTTCGATGCCTTCACTGCGGCACTGGAAAAGAAAAACCTCATCGCCCGTGAAGGCAGCATTGTGGACGCCAGCTTCACCGAGGCCCCGCGCCAGCGCAACACCCGCAGCCAGAACAAAAGAATCAAGCAAGGCGGACGCCCCGAAGAATTTGACACCAACAAATCCGTCGGACGCCAGAAAGACACCGACGCCCGCTGGACAAAGAAGAACAACCAAAGCTACTACGGCTACAAGAACCACGCCAAGGTGGATTTGAAGAGCAAACTCATTATCTGCAGCGAAACCACCTCAGCGGAAGTCCACGACAGCCGGGTGTTCAAACAACTCCTTGATGAGAAGGACAATGCCGTGCTAGCCGACAGTGCCTACCACAGCGAAGAGAACGAGGAATACGTGTTAGAGGAAATCAACGCGGAAGAACACCTCATGCGCAAATCCCACAGGAACAAGCCGCTGACAGAACAGGAACTCAGAACCAACCACACCATCAGCCGGATGCGTGTGCGGGTGGAGCACGTCTTCGGTCGGATGGCGCAAATGGGAGCCGACCTCTGCCGGAGCATTGGCCTGAGGCGGGTGACAAGCCACAACCACCTCTGCAACCTCACCTACAACATGGATCGCTACGCCCTGTTAGCTCGTTAA
- the purM gene encoding phosphoribosylformylglycinamidine cyclo-ligase → MSGKLTYKESGVDTREAAALVGDIGAHVRRTQHQRQLYGAFGLFAAAFDLSDYQQPVIVTGCDGVGTKLELLLEHDELEAAGKDLVAMSVNDILTTGGDPLLFLDYIGIAALDKPLITRLIAGMCDYLEDCGCILAGGETAEMPGIVPEDVVELSGFCIGCCEKPDLIDPTRIATGDVLIGYGSDGPHANGWSLIRRVLAEHGDAFSKEEIVSLLAPTRLYHDVVADIKTAGVKPKAMAHITGGGLPENLERLLPNHGADIVIPNWDNAAMQKLFEFVDAEDKFHTFNMGFGWVVIVSPEEADSILSAGPGGVKIGTITDTHGVRVSMES, encoded by the coding sequence ATGTCGGGCAAACTTACCTACAAGGAATCAGGTGTGGACACTAGAGAAGCGGCAGCCCTGGTCGGGGACATTGGCGCACATGTTCGCAGAACGCAGCATCAACGGCAGCTCTACGGGGCTTTTGGCCTTTTCGCCGCCGCATTCGATCTGAGCGATTACCAACAACCCGTCATCGTCACTGGCTGTGATGGTGTCGGCACCAAGCTCGAGCTTCTTCTGGAGCACGACGAGCTGGAGGCCGCAGGCAAGGATCTCGTTGCCATGAGCGTCAACGATATCCTGACAACAGGTGGTGATCCTCTGCTCTTTCTCGATTATATCGGTATTGCGGCTCTGGACAAACCCCTGATCACTCGCCTGATCGCTGGAATGTGTGACTACCTCGAAGACTGTGGCTGTATTCTTGCCGGTGGCGAAACCGCGGAAATGCCGGGTATTGTGCCCGAAGACGTGGTCGAGCTTTCCGGATTCTGCATTGGCTGTTGTGAAAAACCCGACCTCATCGATCCTACCCGGATCGCGACGGGGGATGTGCTGATTGGTTACGGCTCGGACGGCCCTCATGCAAATGGCTGGAGCCTGATCCGCCGCGTGCTCGCCGAGCATGGTGATGCGTTTTCCAAGGAGGAAATCGTCAGCCTGCTTGCCCCGACCCGACTTTACCACGATGTCGTCGCCGATATCAAAACCGCTGGCGTCAAACCCAAGGCGATGGCCCACATCACCGGCGGCGGACTTCCTGAAAACCTTGAACGGCTGCTCCCCAACCACGGTGCGGATATTGTCATTCCCAACTGGGACAATGCCGCCATGCAAAAGCTCTTCGAATTTGTTGATGCCGAGGACAAATTCCACACCTTTAACATGGGCTTTGGCTGGGTAGTGATCGTTTCTCCCGAAGAAGCCGACAGTATTCTATCAGCTGGTCCGGGAGGTGTGAAAATAGGCACCATCACCGACACCCACGGCGTGCGTGTAAGTATGGAGTCGTAG
- a CDS encoding amidophosphoribosyltransferase — translation MSDPLKHECGIAVVRLRKPLSYYQDKYGTALWGVNKLFLLMEKQHNRGQDGIGIGCVKLNMPLGQPYIFRRRDAAKDSMASVFSKELKSFNKMARKGILNPGDPESVKKKFDFGGEVLMGHLRYGTSGEFDSGSCHPYLRRSNWPTRTLMVMGNFNMTNAGELNSKLMDRGQHPVFGTDTQTVLEEIGFHLDEHHTDLYHKLRDEGVDGREIPRLISEQIDLPAILRDSGEPWDGGYAISGVVGNGDMFVMRDPRGIRPCHVYQDDEVIAFASERVPLMTVFEAPKEEVREVEPGTATIIRRDGSQSTQRFHDERPPSPCSFERIYFSRGNDPAIYRERKAMGAALVDQVYQSIGSTFEKSVFAFIPNTAETAYYGFLDGLRLLRRQQVRAEIMDACEKGVLTEELLDDLIMRNWPRGEKAVHKDIKMRTFISQEKGRAQLVSHVYDITYDLVKEGDALVALDDSIVRGTTLKESILKILARTNPRKIVVCSTAPQIRYPDCYGIDMSQLGKFIAFQAAVNLIKRAGKSQLLNDVYLACKAELNKPGEDRVNQVKRIYANFTDEEISAEISRMVYPEDLDWHGEVEVIFQTIENLRACIKGPCGDWYFTGDYPTPGGFATVNLAYVKWFEGADGRSYDLPL, via the coding sequence ATGAGCGATCCACTGAAACACGAATGCGGCATCGCCGTTGTGCGCCTTCGCAAACCTCTCTCCTATTACCAGGATAAATACGGGACGGCTCTCTGGGGGGTGAACAAGCTTTTCCTGCTCATGGAAAAGCAGCACAACCGGGGGCAGGACGGTATCGGTATCGGCTGTGTGAAACTCAACATGCCACTCGGGCAACCGTATATTTTCCGTCGGAGAGACGCAGCCAAGGACTCGATGGCTTCTGTTTTCAGCAAGGAGTTGAAGAGCTTCAACAAGATGGCCCGCAAGGGGATTCTCAACCCCGGAGATCCTGAGTCCGTCAAAAAGAAGTTTGATTTCGGTGGCGAGGTTCTGATGGGGCATCTCCGTTACGGTACCTCGGGAGAGTTTGACTCGGGCTCCTGCCATCCCTACCTGCGCCGCAGTAACTGGCCCACCCGGACCCTGATGGTGATGGGGAACTTCAACATGACCAATGCCGGCGAGCTGAACAGCAAGCTGATGGACCGCGGCCAGCATCCGGTGTTTGGAACCGATACCCAGACGGTGTTAGAGGAGATAGGTTTCCACCTCGATGAGCATCATACCGATCTCTATCACAAGCTGCGCGATGAAGGGGTTGACGGCCGCGAGATCCCCAGGCTGATCTCGGAACAGATCGACCTGCCAGCCATCCTCAGGGACTCGGGAGAGCCGTGGGATGGTGGTTATGCCATCAGTGGTGTGGTTGGCAATGGCGATATGTTTGTCATGCGCGATCCCCGTGGTATCCGCCCGTGCCACGTCTACCAGGATGATGAAGTGATTGCATTTGCCTCCGAACGGGTGCCGCTGATGACCGTTTTTGAGGCGCCCAAAGAAGAGGTGCGGGAAGTCGAGCCGGGCACGGCGACCATTATCCGGCGTGATGGTTCGCAGAGCACCCAGCGCTTCCACGACGAGCGTCCACCAAGTCCTTGTTCCTTCGAGCGCATTTATTTCTCACGCGGCAATGATCCTGCGATCTACCGCGAGCGTAAGGCGATGGGGGCGGCCCTGGTCGACCAGGTCTATCAATCGATTGGCTCCACTTTTGAGAAATCCGTTTTCGCCTTTATTCCTAACACCGCGGAAACCGCTTATTACGGGTTCTTGGACGGCCTGCGTCTGCTCCGCCGTCAGCAGGTGCGCGCCGAGATCATGGATGCTTGTGAAAAAGGAGTCCTTACCGAGGAACTGCTGGATGACCTCATCATGCGCAACTGGCCACGCGGCGAAAAGGCCGTGCACAAGGACATCAAGATGCGCACCTTTATTTCCCAGGAAAAAGGACGGGCGCAACTGGTCTCCCACGTCTACGATATCACGTACGATCTCGTCAAGGAGGGGGACGCTCTGGTCGCCCTTGATGACTCGATTGTCAGGGGGACAACACTCAAGGAATCCATCTTGAAGATTCTCGCGCGAACGAACCCGCGCAAAATCGTGGTGTGCTCCACCGCCCCCCAGATCCGCTACCCGGATTGCTACGGCATCGACATGTCCCAGCTGGGTAAATTCATTGCCTTCCAAGCGGCGGTCAATCTGATCAAACGAGCGGGAAAAAGCCAACTTCTCAACGATGTCTACCTGGCTTGCAAAGCCGAGCTCAACAAGCCGGGCGAGGACCGGGTGAATCAGGTGAAACGCATCTACGCAAACTTCACCGACGAGGAAATTTCCGCCGAGATCAGTCGGATGGTCTACCCCGAGGACCTCGACTGGCATGGTGAGGTGGAAGTGATTTTCCAGACCATCGAAAACCTCCGTGCCTGCATCAAGGGGCCGTGTGGCGACTGGTATTTCACCGGCGACTACCCCACACCTGGAGGTTTCGCCACAGTCAACCTCGCCTACGTCAAGTGGTTCGAGGGGGCGGATGGCCGCAGCTACGACCTGCCACTTTGA
- a CDS encoding PEP-CTERM sorting domain-containing protein (PEP-CTERM proteins occur, often in large numbers, in the proteomes of bacteria that also encode an exosortase, a predicted intramembrane cysteine proteinase. The presence of a PEP-CTERM domain at a protein's C-terminus predicts cleavage within the sorting domain, followed by covalent anchoring to some some component of the (usually Gram-negative) cell surface. Many PEP-CTERM proteins exhibit an unusual sequence composition that includes large numbers of potential glycosylation sites. Expression of one such protein has been shown restore the ability of a bacterium to form floc, a type of biofilm.), giving the protein MTYPLFITTVLTALTMSANAAVVAFHVSGNNNGALSYPGVLDTTTRNWSQIGSQTDTSDSVALDAMTVTATVDSGTWSYQNDTVLDVFDRSYYAQGTPMNVTISGLDNAQTYNLAVFMRRAFLDRGALATVNTVGATNPPAEGTTGDDATSYIEGTNYVLFEGLSTDGAGNITFAMTNGVDNFTAFNGFEIQNVPEPSSAALLGLGGLALILRRRQ; this is encoded by the coding sequence ATGACATATCCCCTATTCATTACAACGGTACTTACAGCACTTACCATGTCGGCCAACGCGGCAGTTGTCGCTTTCCATGTTTCTGGGAACAATAACGGTGCCTTGAGCTACCCGGGTGTATTGGACACCACTACCAGAAACTGGAGTCAGATCGGATCGCAAACTGACACATCGGACTCCGTGGCATTGGATGCGATGACCGTGACGGCAACGGTTGACTCGGGTACATGGAGCTATCAAAACGACACCGTACTCGATGTTTTTGACCGTAGCTACTATGCCCAAGGCACTCCCATGAATGTCACCATATCCGGTCTGGATAATGCCCAGACGTATAATCTGGCGGTATTCATGCGTCGGGCCTTTCTGGATCGCGGAGCTTTGGCTACGGTTAATACGGTCGGAGCCACCAATCCGCCGGCCGAGGGAACCACGGGAGATGATGCCACTTCCTATATTGAGGGCACCAACTATGTTCTCTTCGAAGGTCTCAGCACGGATGGCGCAGGAAACATCACCTTTGCCATGACAAACGGGGTGGATAACTTCACCGCATTCAACGGCTTTGAAATTCAAAATGTGCCTGAGCCATCATCCGCCGCCCTGCTGGGGCTTGGCGGACTTGCGCTGATCTTGCGTCGTCGCCAATAA